A single genomic interval of Fructobacillus americanaquae harbors:
- a CDS encoding anthranilate synthase component I family protein, with amino-acid sequence MKQLDLKQYGQEYPFLPVIVSKRISNFDPELLMQELGTTKNQTMIFQREGVTTFFLSLEQTITGRDGQIQVMSADGAVETAQGDPIAFLNQLYHQYQIPKVTDAIPFVAGLMGYFAYDFVRYHPDVHLAPAQDDLGLADFELFLPKVVANYRHETKELILSQTVPSERLSTDFDQVQQKLNDLANRAGEMMDQIQENDLATAELENQVSSNQELLQGDEAKSQSALTFTNQLTRTAFSDRVQKTKEHIHAGDIFQLILSNPYLAKTNNQQLLLGVFTRLQGGPQSPYQFYFYNGDYQATGASPETLIKKTGDRLFSYPLAGTRRRGKTAEEDQFFAQELQHSEKELAEHNMLVDLGRNDLGRVSQFGTVAVTKLRHLLYFLNVMHLGSTIESQVQTDLTPIDILKATLPAGTLSGAPKISAMQIINQLENRKRGIYGGGIGTIGFDGDLDFSIGIRLAYQKKQNLVVQAGAGIVADSSPAEEYREFENKSRLMLDLVTKEAASDAITN; translated from the coding sequence TTGAAACAATTAGACCTAAAGCAATATGGCCAAGAATATCCCTTCCTGCCAGTGATTGTTAGCAAAAGAATCAGTAATTTTGACCCAGAATTGCTCATGCAGGAACTGGGGACAACCAAGAATCAGACGATGATCTTTCAACGCGAGGGTGTGACCACTTTTTTCCTCTCACTTGAGCAAACGATTACCGGTCGTGATGGCCAAATCCAAGTAATGAGTGCCGATGGTGCGGTCGAAACCGCCCAGGGTGATCCAATTGCCTTTTTAAATCAGCTTTATCACCAGTATCAAATTCCCAAGGTGACAGACGCCATCCCCTTTGTGGCCGGACTAATGGGCTATTTTGCTTATGATTTTGTCCGTTACCATCCTGATGTTCACTTAGCGCCAGCCCAAGACGATCTTGGTTTAGCGGACTTCGAATTATTTTTACCAAAGGTGGTTGCCAATTATCGTCACGAGACCAAGGAATTGATTTTAAGCCAAACGGTACCGTCCGAAAGGTTGTCGACCGACTTCGATCAGGTTCAACAAAAGTTAAATGATTTGGCGAACCGGGCTGGTGAAATGATGGACCAAATTCAGGAAAATGATTTGGCAACTGCCGAGCTGGAAAACCAGGTTAGCTCAAATCAAGAGCTGCTTCAGGGTGATGAGGCCAAAAGCCAGTCAGCACTAACTTTTACCAATCAATTGACGCGGACAGCCTTCAGCGATCGGGTTCAAAAAACGAAAGAACATATTCATGCTGGTGATATCTTTCAGCTGATTTTATCCAATCCTTACCTGGCGAAAACTAATAATCAGCAACTCTTGCTGGGTGTTTTTACCAGGTTACAGGGTGGGCCCCAATCACCCTACCAATTCTACTTTTATAACGGTGACTACCAAGCAACCGGTGCCTCACCAGAAACCTTAATTAAAAAGACCGGGGACCGATTGTTCTCATATCCGCTAGCGGGTACGAGACGGCGGGGGAAAACAGCAGAAGAGGACCAATTTTTTGCCCAGGAACTGCAGCACAGCGAAAAAGAACTCGCGGAGCACAATATGCTAGTTGATTTGGGTCGCAATGATTTGGGTCGAGTGAGCCAATTTGGCACGGTCGCCGTTACGAAGCTGCGCCACCTGCTTTATTTTCTAAATGTGATGCACCTTGGCTCAACAATTGAAAGCCAAGTTCAGACTGATTTAACTCCCATCGACATTCTAAAAGCAACCTTGCCAGCGGGAACGTTATCCGGAGCACCTAAGATTTCGGCCATGCAGATTATCAATCAGTTGGAGAACCGCAAGCGTGGCATTTACGGTGGTGGTATTGGAACGATTGGTTTTGATGGCGACCTCGACTTCAGTATTGGGATTCGCTTAGCCTACCAAAAAAAGCAAAACCTGGTCGTCCAGGCCGGTGCTGGGATTGTGGCCGATAGCAGCCCAGCGGAAGAGTACCGAGAATTTGAAAATAAAAGCCGGTTAATGTTGGATTTGGTTACAAAGGAGGCGGCATCCGATGCTATTACTAATTGA
- the trpD gene encoding anthranilate phosphoribosyltransferase: MIKPAIQKVSQQQNLTFDESAEVISEIMTGQAEENQIAAFLTALTAKGETAAEIAGAAQAMRQAALEFPKQAAALDIVGTGGDHSNSFNISSTAGLVIASLGYDVVKHGNRAASSKSGAADVLEALGFPINQEVGQAEQLLKDQHFTFLFAQKYHQAMRYVAPVRRSLGIPTIFNVLGPLANPAEPKQMVLGVYDGALLEPMAQVLHQLGVQSANILYGTDGLDEASISAPTKLVRLRGDKVQFQTIIPEEFGLKRATKEEIVGGTAQENAAITRTILAGEERGAKHDIVVLNAAIGLNAVNPAISIEQGVILAQEALDSGRVADLLARISTAEAVE, from the coding sequence ATGATTAAACCAGCCATTCAAAAAGTCAGCCAACAGCAAAACTTAACCTTCGATGAGTCAGCCGAGGTTATTAGTGAGATTATGACCGGCCAAGCAGAAGAAAATCAGATTGCCGCTTTTTTGACGGCATTAACAGCCAAGGGGGAAACGGCCGCTGAAATTGCTGGGGCAGCCCAAGCAATGCGGCAAGCGGCCCTGGAATTTCCTAAACAAGCAGCGGCCCTGGACATCGTTGGTACCGGCGGTGACCATTCTAATTCCTTTAACATTTCGTCGACGGCGGGTTTGGTCATTGCTAGTCTTGGTTATGATGTGGTCAAGCACGGGAACCGCGCTGCTTCTTCAAAAAGTGGTGCTGCCGATGTTCTCGAGGCCCTGGGATTTCCAATTAACCAGGAGGTTGGCCAGGCCGAGCAGCTACTAAAAGATCAGCACTTTACCTTTCTTTTTGCCCAAAAGTACCATCAAGCAATGAGGTATGTTGCCCCTGTTCGCCGCAGTTTGGGCATCCCAACCATTTTTAATGTTTTAGGTCCCTTGGCCAATCCAGCCGAACCAAAGCAAATGGTTTTGGGTGTCTATGATGGGGCGCTGTTGGAACCGATGGCTCAGGTTTTGCACCAACTCGGTGTACAGTCAGCCAATATTTTGTATGGAACGGATGGCCTCGATGAAGCTTCAATCTCAGCACCAACTAAGTTAGTACGATTGCGGGGTGATAAGGTTCAGTTCCAAACGATTATCCCAGAGGAGTTTGGCTTGAAGCGGGCAACCAAAGAAGAAATTGTGGGCGGAACAGCCCAGGAGAATGCAGCCATTACTCGGACTATCTTAGCCGGTGAAGAACGGGGAGCCAAGCATGATATCGTGGTTTTAAATGCGGCCATTGGCCTCAATGCCGTCAATCCAGCTATCTCGATTGAACAGGGGGTGATATTAGCACAGGAGGCCCTCGATAGTGGTCGGGTAGCTGATTTGCTTGCAAGGATAAGCACTGCGGAGGCCGTTGAATGA
- a CDS encoding anthranilate synthase component II codes for MLLLIDNYDSFTYNLYQEIGKLTKQTIKVVKNDQVRVEDLDEPTLMGLILSPGPGRPNQAGNLNAVLAAAIGRVPVLGVCLGHQAIGEVYGAKIVTAPLMHGKTSLIHQQGKQLSGILAGCPTTFTVGRYHSLMIDPATIPNHLTVTAQADDGTVQAVADEENYVYGVEFHPESIMTDQAAAKQIFTNFLAYTGESNHD; via the coding sequence ATGCTATTACTAATTGATAATTATGACAGCTTTACCTATAACCTCTACCAGGAAATTGGCAAGTTGACCAAGCAGACCATCAAGGTGGTTAAAAATGATCAGGTAAGAGTTGAGGACCTAGATGAACCAACGTTAATGGGACTGATTTTATCACCGGGACCGGGTCGGCCAAATCAGGCCGGGAACCTCAATGCCGTTCTGGCAGCTGCTATCGGTCGGGTACCTGTTCTTGGTGTTTGCCTTGGCCATCAGGCAATTGGCGAGGTCTATGGTGCCAAGATTGTTACGGCCCCGTTGATGCACGGGAAGACCAGCCTGATTCACCAGCAGGGAAAGCAGTTGTCGGGTATCTTAGCCGGGTGCCCGACCACTTTTACAGTTGGACGCTACCATTCCTTGATGATTGATCCAGCCACCATTCCCAATCACTTAACCGTGACCGCCCAGGCCGACGATGGGACCGTTCAGGCAGTTGCCGATGAAGAAAACTACGTTTACGGAGTCGAATTTCACCCCGAATCGATTATGACGGACCAAGCGGCCGCCAAACAAATTTTTACTAATTTTTTAGCTTATACGGGAGAGAGCAACCATGATTAA
- a CDS encoding phosphoribosylanthranilate isomerase → MTKIKICGLMTKKEALMANEARPDFVGVVFAPGRHQVTKAEALVVRTTLYESIPLVGVFVAEPVEMILELVEMGTIQLIQLHGRRPIDEVRRLEMAGVPIIQALVGDDAIDQAESWQNQLRWCRPQADNGGLEEGLNRNRQLANFSGSLQEQSVSNFDLIDFLMVDAGAGSGQRLDWQRLAGLAPNHLFVAGGIRPDNLSDLLQVYQPAGVDVSTGAETNRHKDLKKMLALVAIAHQEERK, encoded by the coding sequence ATGACTAAGATTAAAATTTGTGGCTTGATGACTAAAAAAGAGGCCCTGATGGCCAACGAGGCCCGCCCTGATTTTGTAGGAGTCGTCTTTGCTCCAGGTCGCCACCAGGTTACGAAAGCGGAAGCTTTAGTAGTGCGCACGACGCTTTATGAGTCGATTCCATTGGTTGGTGTCTTTGTTGCTGAACCGGTGGAAATGATTTTGGAATTGGTTGAAATGGGGACGATTCAGCTGATTCAGCTCCATGGCCGGCGACCAATTGACGAGGTCCGGCGGTTGGAAATGGCAGGCGTACCAATTATCCAAGCCCTGGTGGGTGATGATGCCATTGACCAGGCCGAGAGTTGGCAAAATCAGCTTCGGTGGTGTCGGCCACAAGCAGACAATGGCGGTTTGGAAGAAGGTCTAAATCGCAATCGGCAGTTAGCCAATTTTAGTGGCAGTTTGCAAGAACAATCAGTTAGTAATTTTGACCTAATTGATTTTTTAATGGTTGATGCTGGTGCTGGCTCTGGTCAACGATTAGATTGGCAGCGGTTAGCTGGTTTGGCCCCGAACCACCTATTTGTGGCTGGCGGGATTCGCCCCGATAATTTAAGCGATTTACTGCAGGTTTATCAGCCTGCTGGCGTTGATGTGAGTACTGGGGCGGAAACCAACCGGCATAAAGACCTAAAAAAGATGTTGGCACTGGTAGCCATTGCCCATCAAGAGGAGAGAAAGTAA
- the trpC gene encoding indole-3-glycerol phosphate synthase TrpC, with product MILDDLVAATKSRLVKEKVAVSLATLKAQTEALPVIDPQAVYDRFLAPGIHVIAEVKKASPSRGLIAVDFPYQEIAQTYDQAGVTAISVLTEPDYFLGKLDYLAEIAAKVTVPVLRKDFVIDPYMIYQAKVAGAKIILLIVAILSPLDLQVYLNLAESLGLAVLVEAHDADEISRALAVGAKLIGVNNRNLKDFTVSFDNSQRLFNLVPDSVAFIAESGVQSPADIAHLQSLGINGVLIGEALMKAASPKAFIEAGLGEPTHD from the coding sequence ATGATTTTAGATGATTTAGTGGCCGCCACGAAAAGCCGGCTAGTAAAAGAAAAAGTAGCGGTGTCATTAGCGACTTTGAAAGCTCAGACAGAGGCTCTGCCGGTGATTGACCCGCAAGCTGTTTACGACCGTTTTCTAGCACCAGGGATTCACGTGATTGCCGAGGTCAAGAAAGCCTCACCCTCCAGGGGTTTGATTGCGGTTGATTTTCCTTATCAAGAAATTGCTCAAACCTATGATCAAGCCGGCGTAACGGCCATTTCTGTCTTAACCGAGCCGGATTACTTTTTGGGCAAATTAGACTATTTGGCTGAGATTGCGGCCAAGGTAACCGTTCCAGTTTTGCGAAAGGACTTTGTCATCGACCCCTACATGATTTATCAGGCAAAGGTTGCGGGCGCAAAAATTATTTTGCTGATTGTGGCGATTTTATCTCCGCTAGACTTGCAAGTCTATTTGAACTTGGCTGAGAGTCTGGGACTGGCCGTGTTAGTCGAGGCACATGATGCAGATGAAATTAGTCGAGCGCTGGCCGTTGGTGCCAAGCTGATTGGGGTTAATAATCGCAATTTAAAGGATTTTACAGTCTCCTTTGATAACAGCCAGCGGCTCTTTAATTTGGTGCCCGATTCTGTTGCCTTTATTGCCGAAAGTGGCGTGCAAAGTCCGGCAGATATTGCACACCTACAATCCTTAGGAATCAATGGTGTGCTGATCGGAGAGGCCTTGATGAAGGCGGCTAGTCCAAAAGCTTTCATTGAAGCCGGATTGGGGGAGCCAACCCATGACTAA